DNA sequence from the Vibrio sp. BS-M-Sm-2 genome:
GGCAATTTACTCGCGATAGCCAATTAGGTGTGCTAAGTGCTAAGTCGTCTGATGGGCAGGCTTCTAGTTACAGTCATGACCCAATATCCGGTTTGCCGACAGGGAGTCAGGACAGTGAAGGCAATCAAAGTACCATTACCTACTCGACGAAAGGCTTGCCTGAAGCCGAGGTGAATGATGGTCAGTCTCGTTATTACAGCTACTCCGATGGTGGGGTTATCGCTGCAATTGATAGTGATACGGACACTCGCCAATATGGCTACGACGAACTCGGACGATTAGTGAAGTTGAGTTCAAATTCAACAACGGTTTACTACGAATATGATGAGTTTGATCGAGTGATACTAGAAACATTGATATCGGGTAATCAAACCCAAGTCACTGAACTCGAATGGGATGAATATAGTCGCGAAGTCAACCGAGCTATAGCCTTGAACGATAATTATATCTTTGAGCAATCACAAGAATATAACGCGTTAGGGCTGCTTAATTCTCGTAAAAAGGAGTGTGCAACTTTAGGTAATCTGACGGAAATCTATACCTATGATGACCTCTCTCAGTTGACTAAAGTCGAGTTCTTTGGCGCGGGCCCACTGAGCGATTGGTCTCAGCCTATGACGTCTATTGATTGGAGCTATGATGAGCTAGGTAACATGCTGACGCAACGCACAGCTACTGCTGAATCTGAGGATTTTGCTCGTTACTTTTATGAGTCGGATGACCCTTGCCAGTTGACTCGTATTACTCATTCCCACCCACAACTCGACGGTCAGGTAACAGTGAAATACGACTTGAATGGCAACATGATTCAAGATGCGGATGGCCGAGTGCTCGAGTATGACAACTTCGATCGATTACAGCGTGTGCTAGCTGATAATACCGAATGGCTTTATCAGTATGACAGCAATGACCGATTGTCTGCACAGCTATCGTCTTCTGAAACTCGTCACTTTGATTATCTATGGGGCGATCTCGCTTCGATAGAAGAAAATGGAAAATTGACCAACTATATCTATCACGAAGGGGTACCTAAATGGTCAGAGATGGACTCGGAAACCACGTTATTGGCCACGGATCAAAATGGTTCGGTAATCGCGTCAAATACATCGGGTAAAACAGGGTCTATGTACCGTTACTCTCCATATGGGCAACGTGATCAAGCGGGGAATGCAAATGAACAATAAAGACTCGGTATTTATTACCCCACTTAATCGACGTGAGTTCCTGATTAAAATTGGTCAAACTGCAGCGGTGGCTGGTGGCATCTCACTGCTTCCGACTTCGGTTCGTTTAGCGATGGCGCAGTCGATGACCATCTCTCATTCGGAGATTGGCTTTAATGGCGAGTGGTTGGATCCTGTACTGCAAGGCTACCATCTAGGCCAAGGCTATCGCGTTTACCAGCCGAAGTTGATGCGCTTCAATGCACCGGACAGTTTGGCCCCTTTCAATGAGGGGGTTCACAATGCTTATGTGTACTGCCATAACGATCCGATTAACTTCACCGACCCAAGCGGACACCTGAATATCAGTAAGATCTTGTTTGGTGCTTTTGGTGTGATCGCGGGTATTGTGGGTATTGCATTGGCGGCACCAACCGGTGGTTCTAGCTTAGTATTGGCGGCGGGTATTATCGGTGGTATTGCAGGTATGACTAGTGGTGCGCTACAAATTGCCTCGGGTGTTATCGATGATGGGGATATCTCTCATAAACTCGATATTGCGACCATTCCATTCGATATCATTGGTGTGGTGAGTGGCGGATATTCAGCCTACAAGTCGGTTCAGAACTTACGTTGGGTAAGAGCGGGTGGGGCATTGGAAGATGTCACTCAGCCCGGTCTTGGTTCTCGTTTGATGAACAAGATTAGACCTTCCGGTGAGTACAATCTTGCGTGGGCCTCTAAAACGAACCCAGCTATGCGTATAGGCAGCTCTAAGGGGCAGGTGATTGCGACCAGAATGACGCAGGGCGGTAAGACGATGACGTACACGCCTCCTCCCATTCATGGTGGGTTTACCAAGATTCTTCTTGGACAAGTCAAAGTGGGCGCCCGAGGCTATACCATCTATCAAGGCATAATGACGGCGCGCTCGATTGGTGGTTTAGGTTGGTCATCGGTTAAAACAATCCCTGGGCGATTAGATGAAGAAAAGTCTTCTGCGGATACCATGGTTACGGAAGGTCGAAGTGCCAACCCTGCAGCCAAGAAGACGCAAATGTACGCACTCGAAGAGACACGACAACGAATAAAATATGGCAATGAGGTTCAGCAGATGATCCGTCAGTTGCCATTGTCGTAGTCTGATTTATTCTTTTTCTCTAACAACACAAAGCCAGCTCAATCCTCATTGAACTGGCTTTTTTGCATTCTGTGTAGGCGTTCTCGAACGTTATCCATCAACCATGAGAGCTTTCCTTAGATCCCACTTCCTGATCAAAAAAAGATCAAAACCTCCTTGCTGAAACCGGTTTCAACCTGTATCTTTGCTTTTATTGAAATCGGTTTCAGAGCTGCAATGAGCTCTCTAATCCTGATCTTTTCACGAATAACTTGTAGCGAGTAACGGTATGAACAACGAATTTCCAAACGATTTTTTATGGGGCGGTGCGGTTGCGGCGCATCAGCTAGAAGGCGGCTGGGATGCGAATGGCAAGGGTGTAAGTGTTGTTGATGTATTAACAGCGGGCGCGCATGGCGTGCAACGTCGAATCACCGATGGTGTGATTGATGGCGAAAACTACCCAAACCAAGTCGCTGTTGATTTCTACCATCGATACAAAGAAGACATTAAGTTATTTGCTGAGATGGGCTTTAAGTGTTTCCGCACCAGCATCGCGTGGACGCGTATTTTCCCAAATGGCGATGAAGCCGAGCCGTGTGAAGCGGGTTTAGCGTTTTACGATGATCTGTTCGATGAGCTGTTGAAATACGATATTCAGCCAGTCGTGACGCTGAGCCATTTTGAAATGCCTTACTATCTAGCCAAAGAATACGGTGGCTGGATGAACCGTAAAGTGATCGATTTCTTTGTTAAGTACTCAACCACGGTGATGGAGCGTTACCAACACAAAGTGAAATACTGGATGACGTTTAACGAGATCAATAACCAGATGAACATCTCGGCGGATATCTTTGGCTGGTTGTGCTCTGGTGTGAAGTTCCCACAGTGCGAAAAACCGCAAGAGGCCATGTACCAAGCGGTTCATCACCAGTTTGTTGCAAGCGCATTGGTAGTTAAGAAAGGTCATGAGATCAACCCAGATCTTCAGATCGGTGCAATGTGTGCGATGGTGCCTTTCTACCCTCGTTCTTCAAAGCCAGAAGACATCATGGTGGCGCAGCAAGCAATGCGTGATCGTTATTTCTTCTCTGATGTCATGGTTCGCGGTCACTACCCAAACTACGCAAAACGCGATTGGGCCATCAAAGGCTTTGATATTGAAATGCAGCCTGAAGATGAACAAATCTTGAAAGAGGGTAAAGCGGATTACTTAGGCTTTAGCTACTACATGTCGAATACCTTGGATTCTTCTTCGCATCAGTCGACTGAAGAAGCAATGGACGGTGGTCATGAAAATTCGGTAGAGAACCCGTTCATCCAATCAAGTGATTGGGGCTGGCCGATTGACCCAACAGGCCTGCGTTACTGCTTAGCATCTCTTTATGAGCGCTATGAAGTGCCACTGTTCATCGTTGAAAATGGTTTTGGTGCGGTTGATACCATCGAAGAAGATGGCAGCATTAATGATGACTATCGTATTGCTTACCTTGGCGATCACATCAAAGAGATGAAAAAAGCCGTAGCGATTGATGGCGTTGACTTGATGGGCTACACCCCTTGGGGCTGTATCGATTTGGTGTCGTTCACCACAGGTGAGATGAAAAAGCGTTACGGATTCATTTATGTAGACAAACACAACGACCAGTCAGGAACACTAGAGCGTAAGCGCAAGAAGTCTTTTGAGTGGTACAAAGGCGTGATTGCATCTAACGGTGCCACTATTTAGAATGCATTTCCCAGTGCAGTTATGCGAACTGTGAGCTGTGATTTTGCAATGAATTAGTCGGCCTATGTCGACTAATTTTTTATAAAGGAAAAGAAGCCAATGGTAACCATGCTTGATGTCGCGAACCGCGCAGGCGTATCTAAGTCGACCGTTTCTCGTGTCTTAAATGGCAAGAACATCGTGCGCCCAGATGTGGTGAAAAAGGTATTCGATGCGATACAAGAGACAGGTTATCGGCCAAACCTGTTAGCTCAGCAATTGGCGACCAAGAAGACCAATTTCATCGGTTTTGTTATCACCAATGAGTTGTTCAATGGCCCTTACTTCTCTTCCTTGATGTATCACGCCGCTTCCTACAGTGAAAAGTCGAATCACCAATTGGTGATCACCGATGGTAAACACAGCGCTGAAGACGAGCGCAAAGCAATTAACTTTCTGCTCGATATGAAGTGCGCGGGCATCATCATCTATCCACAGTGCTTAACCGAAAGCGAGATTGCAAAGGTCATCGAAAGCACTGACACGCCGATTCTGGTACTCAACCGAGAAATGCCGTCGAAGCCTAACCATGCCATTACCACCGACCACTATCAGAGCGCTTGTTTGATGGTTGAACATATCATCGAGCAGGGTCATGCAGAGATTGCGGTAATTCGTGGTAAAGCGGGTTCTTCAACGGATGAACAACGTTACCAAGCTTATCAAGATGTGTTAACCAAGCACGGTATTGCAGTGAATGAACTTAATGTCGTTCAGGGCGATTGGACAATGGAGAGTGGTTACCGTGCCGCGCAAGCTTTAGTGGAAAGCAAAGCAAGCTTCACTGCGATCTTGTCTGAAAACGATGACATGGCGATTGGCGCGATTAAGGCGTTAACAGAGCTGGGTTACTCATTACCTAAAGACATCTCTATTGTTGGCTTTGATAACAGTAAAGTGGGCGAATTTCTAACGCCAAGCTTAACCTCTGTGAGTGTGCCACTCGAACAAATGACGCAAAAGGCGATACTTCGAATTGTTGGTGAGACAAAGCAAGCAGAAGTATTGAGTACGACTGGTAGCTTGGTAATTCGCGACTCGGTAGCCCAGCGTATCTGAGCCGCGTGCAACGCACTGAATTAAACCGGCCTTTGCTTGATAGCAAAGGCTTTTTTATTTGCACTATCTATGTTTCTTGCTTGGTTTAGAAGTGATTTAAATTGGCCGAACACTACAAATCGTGACTGGCAGCGCATCTCAGAAAGCCTCTTAAAACCGTGCTTATTATGAGAGTTAAAGATATGCGATATTGCGTTCTTTGGTCGATGAATTGACCGCTATTAGTTAAGTTATGTGAAAACGGTAAGTAGTGTGAAAATAGGTAAGTAACGTGAAAACAGAAAAACAAAAAATGCTAGCAGGTGAACCATATCAGGCTTGGGATGAAGAGCTTTATTCAGCTCGAATTGAGTGTCGTAAGGTACTTCAAAAACTCAACAACAGTATTCCTGATACGTCTGAATGGAAAACTGCAACCCAAGAGCTCATTCCTGGCTGTGAAAATGCGCATTTGGAGCCACCATTTCGCTGTGATTACGGCTCGAACATCAAGTTGGGTAAGAACTTCTACGCTAACTTTAACTGCGTGATTTTGGATGTGGCTGAAGTCACCATTGGTGACAATGTGCTGCTTGGCCCTAATGTACAAATCCTTACAGCAGGCCATCCATTAGATGTGAAAGGCCGAGTTGAAGACGGCGTTGAGTTCGGTACACCAATTACCATTGACGATAATGTTTGGCTTGGTGGTGGTGTGATTATTTGCCCCGGCGTCACCATTGGTGAAAACAGCGTGATTGGCGCCGGAAGCGTCGTGACTAAAGACATTCCAGCTAACGTGGTTGCCGTGGGTAATCCATGTAAAGTGCTGAAATCGATCGATAACGGGCAATAATCAGATTTAAATGACGAAGCCCGAACCTAGGTTCGGGCTTTGCTTTTTCTATCCTTGCTAGATGCTAGATGGAACAGCTTGTTGTGCCTGCTTCTTATCTAACGCACCACTGAATCGAGTCAGAACAAGAGCGATCAAAACAATCACAGCACCTACCCAAGGGGTGTCCATTAATCCAGATTTCGCGACAATCAAACCACCGCCCCATGAGCCTAATGCAATACCGACGTTGAAGGCAGCAATGTTCAACCCAGAAGCGACATCGACTGCGTCTGGTGTGTATTTCTCAGCCAGTTTCACAACATACACTTGTAGTCCTGGAACGTTACCGAATGCGAATGCACCCCAAACCAAAATGGTAGCAACAGCTGCGTAAGGGTTTACTGCGGTAAAGTTGAATACCACCAGTACCGCGGCTAAACCAGAGAAGATAACGGTCAGCGCTTTAATCGGGCCCATCTTGTCGGCCATTTTACCGCCCCAGATGTTACCTACCGCCACTGACACACCGTAAACCAACATGATGAGACTGATAGAGCTCGAATCAAACCCTGATACATTTTCCAGTATTGGAGCAAGGAAGGTAAACGCTGTGAATGTACCGCCATAACCTAGTGCTGTGATAGCGTAAACCAACAGTAAGCGTGGTTGAGTTAGAACCTTTAGTTGTGCCGAAATCTTCGCCGCTGGTGGTTGCTTAAGGTTGCTTGGAACCAAGATAGCGCTACCGATAAGAGCAATAAGACCAAGCAGAGCAACGATCAAGAAGGTCGCTTGCCAGCCAAAGGTTTGGCCGATATAAGTGCCCAGTGGTACGCCGGTTACCAATGCAACCGTTAAACCCGTAAACATGATCGCGATGGCACTGGCTGCTTTATCTTTTGAAACCAAACCTGTCGCGATGGTCGACCCAATCGAGAAGAACACACCATGGGCGAGGCCGGTCAAAATTCGTGCAGCGATCAGCGTGTTATAGCCTGGAGCTTGCCACGCCAATAAGTTACCAATGACAAACAATGCCATCACGGTTAGCAATACCGCTTTACGATTCCATTTGCCGGTTAATGCCGTTAACACTGGCGCCCCAATAGCAACGCCAAGTGCGTATAAACTGACTAATAGACCTGCCGATGGCAGAGATACATTCAAGTCGCTCGCCATGGTAGGAATCAAGCCTACGATGACAAATTCTGTGGTTCCGATGGCAAAGGCGCTGAGCGTCAATGCTAGTAATGCTAGTGGCATAATCATCTCTTACTGTTCTTTGTTAAATACCGAGCGCGATAAAATGGGGCAGCTTGTGGCTGCAATAGGAGCGCTTCGTTTGATGGCGAGGATTATCTAGCAAAATATATTTGTGAAAAATGCCATCATTAACAAATAACCTTTGTGAAATTTGCAATAATTAAAGAGTTAGCCGATCATTGGGTTAAGCTGATGAGATTGAAAAGACACAGATGATTTGAGCTGTGATGAGCACAAGCGAGATGACATTAAACAAAATGAAGATAGCAAAGGGACCTCATGTTAACCCGTTCAGATGATTTAGAAATGGTACTCACCGTTGTCGATGCTGGTGGTTTTTCTGCGGCTGCAGAGGCGCTGGACGTGCAAGTCGCCAAGGTATCTCGTTCGGTGAGTAAAGTTGAGTCGCAACTCGGCGTCTCAATATTCAACCGAACAACGAGACGCGTGGAATTGACGGAGGAAGGGCGGCAGTTTATCGATTCAGTCAGGGTGGGATTGCAGATGATCCAGAGCGCGGAAGAAGAAATCGTGTCGCGCGGTGAGTTGCCAAAAGGTCGTTTAAGAGTCGATGCTGCCAGTCCATTCGTTTTCCATCAGTTAGTGCCGTTGGTGCAGTCATTCAAAGAGGCTTACCCAGACATTGAATTGGAGCTCACTTCCAACGAAGGCTTCGTTGATCTTCTGGAAAAGAGAACTGATGTTGCGATTCGAATCGGTAAGTTGTCCGATTCAACATTGCACGCTCGACCGTTAGGAAAAAGTTTACTCCATATTGTGGCGTCACCTGATTATCTCGCTAAGCGTGGGCTACCCACCAAACCTGAAGATTTGAGTTCGCATCAAATTGTGGGATTTGCGGGTAACAAAGTGCTTAACCATTGGCCTTTGCCAAACCAAAGTGATGTCGCGCCTACCGTGACAGCCAGTAATGGTGAAACCGTGCGTCAACTAGTCTTAGCAGGAAATGGTATTGCTTGTTTATCGGGGTTTATGGTGCAGGAAGATATGGCAGCAGGGCGTCTAATCCCTATTCTGGAACAAGACAAACTTGCCAACACAGACCGAGAGCGAGTGAATGCCGTTTACTACAAGTCGTCTTCTGTCTCTAAACGTATCTCGGCGTTTATTGATTTTATACAGCCCCGTTTGAGCTTGTAGGGAAGAATGAAACACTCTTTAGCAGCACACAGTCAAACCGTTATTTGAATCGTTTGAGATGGGGTATTCGTATCAATGCTTAGAGAGCACATATTGTTGTATTGAGATTCGATAGGTGGATGTGATCTCAATAGCGTTTACTGACTTTCACTGATTAAAATCACCGCTTTTCGGACATTTGTCCTATTGACGAAGCTTATCAATTCTTAGCATGCGCATATCGAAATTGAGTAGGTAATCGCAGATGGGTATTGATACTTTTTCACCTCAAGGTTGTCATGTTATGGCAAAGCCTTCGGGTTCTAAATGCAACATTGATTGCAGCTACTGTTTCTATCTTGAAAAAGAAAAACTCTATCCTGAATCTGCCAGTTCACCGACCTCTTGGAAGGTGGGTGATGCCACGTTGGAGCGTTATGTTATCCAACATATTGAAGCGCAATCTTCCAATGAGGTGACTTTTGCTTGGCAAGGCGGTGAACCGACGTTGTTGGGACTGGCTTTCTTCGAAAAAGCGATGGCTCTGCAAGCCAAATACGGCTTAGGTAAAACCATCACCAATACTCTGCAAACCAATGGTTTACTGCTTGATGAATCGTGGTGTCAGTTCTTCAAAGATTATCAATTCTTAATTGGCATTTCGATTGATGGCCCGCAACATCTGCATGATGCCTATCGTAAAACACGCTCAGGGAAACCTACCCACCACAAAGTTGAAGCGGCGATTAATCTACTCAAATCCTTTGGTGTTGAGTTTAATACACTAACCGTTATCAGTGATGTGAATGCCAAATCTCCGTTAGAGGTGTATCACTAC
Encoded proteins:
- a CDS encoding RHS repeat-associated core domain-containing protein: MNNKDSVFITPLNRREFLIKIGQTAAVAGGISLLPTSVRLAMAQSMTISHSEIGFNGEWLDPVLQGYHLGQGYRVYQPKLMRFNAPDSLAPFNEGVHNAYVYCHNDPINFTDPSGHLNISKILFGAFGVIAGIVGIALAAPTGGSSLVLAAGIIGGIAGMTSGALQIASGVIDDGDISHKLDIATIPFDIIGVVSGGYSAYKSVQNLRWVRAGGALEDVTQPGLGSRLMNKIRPSGEYNLAWASKTNPAMRIGSSKGQVIATRMTQGGKTMTYTPPPIHGGFTKILLGQVKVGARGYTIYQGIMTARSIGGLGWSSVKTIPGRLDEEKSSADTMVTEGRSANPAAKKTQMYALEETRQRIKYGNEVQQMIRQLPLS
- a CDS encoding 6-phospho-beta-glucosidase; the protein is MNNEFPNDFLWGGAVAAHQLEGGWDANGKGVSVVDVLTAGAHGVQRRITDGVIDGENYPNQVAVDFYHRYKEDIKLFAEMGFKCFRTSIAWTRIFPNGDEAEPCEAGLAFYDDLFDELLKYDIQPVVTLSHFEMPYYLAKEYGGWMNRKVIDFFVKYSTTVMERYQHKVKYWMTFNEINNQMNISADIFGWLCSGVKFPQCEKPQEAMYQAVHHQFVASALVVKKGHEINPDLQIGAMCAMVPFYPRSSKPEDIMVAQQAMRDRYFFSDVMVRGHYPNYAKRDWAIKGFDIEMQPEDEQILKEGKADYLGFSYYMSNTLDSSSHQSTEEAMDGGHENSVENPFIQSSDWGWPIDPTGLRYCLASLYERYEVPLFIVENGFGAVDTIEEDGSINDDYRIAYLGDHIKEMKKAVAIDGVDLMGYTPWGCIDLVSFTTGEMKKRYGFIYVDKHNDQSGTLERKRKKSFEWYKGVIASNGATI
- a CDS encoding LacI family DNA-binding transcriptional regulator yields the protein MVTMLDVANRAGVSKSTVSRVLNGKNIVRPDVVKKVFDAIQETGYRPNLLAQQLATKKTNFIGFVITNELFNGPYFSSLMYHAASYSEKSNHQLVITDGKHSAEDERKAINFLLDMKCAGIIIYPQCLTESEIAKVIESTDTPILVLNREMPSKPNHAITTDHYQSACLMVEHIIEQGHAEIAVIRGKAGSSTDEQRYQAYQDVLTKHGIAVNELNVVQGDWTMESGYRAAQALVESKASFTAILSENDDMAIGAIKALTELGYSLPKDISIVGFDNSKVGEFLTPSLTSVSVPLEQMTQKAILRIVGETKQAEVLSTTGSLVIRDSVAQRI
- a CDS encoding sugar O-acetyltransferase, with the translated sequence MKTEKQKMLAGEPYQAWDEELYSARIECRKVLQKLNNSIPDTSEWKTATQELIPGCENAHLEPPFRCDYGSNIKLGKNFYANFNCVILDVAEVTIGDNVLLGPNVQILTAGHPLDVKGRVEDGVEFGTPITIDDNVWLGGGVIICPGVTIGENSVIGAGSVVTKDIPANVVAVGNPCKVLKSIDNGQ
- a CDS encoding MFS transporter; the encoded protein is MPLALLALTLSAFAIGTTEFVIVGLIPTMASDLNVSLPSAGLLVSLYALGVAIGAPVLTALTGKWNRKAVLLTVMALFVIGNLLAWQAPGYNTLIAARILTGLAHGVFFSIGSTIATGLVSKDKAASAIAIMFTGLTVALVTGVPLGTYIGQTFGWQATFLIVALLGLIALIGSAILVPSNLKQPPAAKISAQLKVLTQPRLLLVYAITALGYGGTFTAFTFLAPILENVSGFDSSSISLIMLVYGVSVAVGNIWGGKMADKMGPIKALTVIFSGLAAVLVVFNFTAVNPYAAVATILVWGAFAFGNVPGLQVYVVKLAEKYTPDAVDVASGLNIAAFNVGIALGSWGGGLIVAKSGLMDTPWVGAVIVLIALVLTRFSGALDKKQAQQAVPSSI
- a CDS encoding LysR substrate-binding domain-containing protein, translating into MLTRSDDLEMVLTVVDAGGFSAAAEALDVQVAKVSRSVSKVESQLGVSIFNRTTRRVELTEEGRQFIDSVRVGLQMIQSAEEEIVSRGELPKGRLRVDAASPFVFHQLVPLVQSFKEAYPDIELELTSNEGFVDLLEKRTDVAIRIGKLSDSTLHARPLGKSLLHIVASPDYLAKRGLPTKPEDLSSHQIVGFAGNKVLNHWPLPNQSDVAPTVTASNGETVRQLVLAGNGIACLSGFMVQEDMAAGRLIPILEQDKLANTDRERVNAVYYKSSSVSKRISAFIDFIQPRLSL